From the genome of Rattus rattus isolate New Zealand chromosome 6, Rrattus_CSIRO_v1, whole genome shotgun sequence:
TGGGTGCGGATGCTGGTGTGGAACGCAGGAGGCACCAGCCACTTTGCTCCACATTACTTTCCTTTTGAAAGCGAGAGTAGCAGTTCTATTTAAGAAAGGTTGTGGATTACTTTAGCTCCACAGTCTTTTTAAGTCTCCTCTCTTGGGTTGAGAAGTCAGACAAAACCGAAGATTCTCGCTCACTTAAATGTCAGCTAGCCATTTCTAGATACTTGCTACACCACGAGTTCCCTTAATATGTTTCTAAAGGTTGTGATTAGATATTAGCACAGAGTGATCAatgtagaatatatttatttatgtttccaagTAGACCCTTACACCTCTAGGATACAGTGGAGCCACTCACAGTCCACAGCCTCATGCCCTCAACCTTTATGGACACAGTCGTATTTTTGAGTCGTAATCTATGTTATATCATTGTTTTAGTCATCGATTTAAGATATCAAAGTGACTCTCTGGAGATGCAGGGGTTGGCCCAGAAGATGCCACTGGGGAAACCTCATAAAGTCACTTCTCCCacccctttttcttttgtctatgaaaagacaaaaagatgAGTAAACCTGACTCCCCTGCCATCCACATGAGAAGAGTGTGCCCAGGGGTCCTTCTGCCTGGTGCATGGCACCACAGTGGCACCACAGATCCACGCAGCACTCCCTCAGTGAGATCTTCTCTACAGTGGTTATGAGATTCTCCCTGCTGCGCACTTCAGCGCATGAGGGTGAATGGCTGGGCCTTGCTGTGCTGAAGAGTCAGACTGGCCTCATCTGCTCTGCGACAAAGCAAGGGAGACAATCTAGACAAAGTGGGATAAAGAAAAACTCATATGTGCAGTGTGTTTGTTAGATATAGAAAGTAAGTGTCCAGAAAAATCTCTAGTTATAAACACATCcattttctaaataattattGATCTCCCTGTGTCTAATGGACAGACATTCTTCCAGTTCTCGGGATGGCAACTTACCCTCACGTAtcccaccaccacatacacatgcatatacaagaCATAGCCTTGAGACATAGTCTACTTTGCTGAGCTAAGGCAGCGGCAAAGCTATAATGAAACATAAGACAGTGAACCTTGGTACCTTGCTCTGGTAGAAAGGTCACCGTACTGTATTGTAGATGACACATCAAGGCTTCAAGAATTTTTTTGTGACATGAAAGAGTCACATTTCATGCCATGGGTGTCTGAAACTATTCCATGTGTAGCAACAGGAGTAGCAACCTTGGCCCCTCTTCCAGTCactagaatttatttgttaacttGGTGTTAACTGAGCCCCTGTGGCTGAggttagtgctctctctctctctctctctctctctctctctctctctctctctctctctctctctgtgtgtgtgtgtgtgtgtgtgtgtgtgtgtgtgtgtgtgtgtgtgtgtgtgtgtgttggagagcaGGCACAGGTAATTGTCCATTAACCAATTACGTTACATACAAGAAACTATCTTGAGAATAGGGAAAACACTCACCTATTGgtattaggaaaacaaaaattatttagagAATAGACATTTCTAGAGCTAGAGACTTGGCTGGTAGACATTTTTATTAGTgggttttattttaactctttttcTAGCAAGTTATGTCAGTCTGCATTCTACCTTGCTTTCACGGTAGCTTTCTAGGGAGCTTTGTCTCtgttaaatacagtttttgatTTACATATAAGATTCTGTACCTATGTAAGCTTCACATGTAAGCTTCACAAGCTCTGCGAAGAGTACAGCCTGAAAGAGCTCTCTCCACCATGCTGGGCCACAGCACTGCCTTTGACTCTGCATAGCCCAGCTGCTGCTAGGAACAGTTGAAAAGCAATCAAACACAGAGTCATCTAGTGTCTGCTTTCACATTAGCAACTCTACGCAGCTCGTAGGTTTATTCTCCAGAGTTATAGTCTCCGTTTTTATTTCCAATAACACCTAtacagaaactggagagagggtGCTAAAACTGAGTCAGATCACTGAACCTGGGAATAGTCCTCCCCAAAAAGCTTAACTGAGAGGCAGTgactcacagagacagaggctaACACCCCCTCAGGTCTTTCTGGAATGCTTGGGTGTTCATGTAATCATTTATGGTGCCTGTCACAGGTAACTATGCTGGTTCAGTTGTTTACAAGGAAGACTAGCAGACAGTTCAAACCCTGCCCACCGTATATGTATTAATATCTGCCATACACCTATCTTAGCCGAACTGATTGAAATACCTCAAAAGGCCTTTCTTTGGAAAGTATGGCTATGAACTTATGTCACACCTCTGTAATTAAATAACTATATacctatataaatatttatatttatataaataactgTAAAATACCTCAGGCTGTTAGACAGTCTTCTCTatcattttcctgaatttttctaTAAGCTCCCACTGGAATGGGATTTTAAATAGAAGGCAACCTTATTGTCTACTCAGCGTAAGAAAACTTGGACTATCTTGTTAGTAAATTTGAGGCCTTCTTATCTAATGACATCAATATGCAGCCACAAGCACATAATAATATTTCTTCAAGGACTTGGCACCATATTTGACGTGCCATTGGCATGCACGTATTCTGCTGAATTCCATCTCAAGCTTCTACATGGCTTACAGAGCACTACACTAGGTTAACCACCGTCTTCACATAAACTCATTCTTTTTCCTAAGGATGTCTGAGAAACGCTGCTCAACAGACTCAGCCCGTGCTTATCTCTGTATAAACATGTGTGAAGACAGAACACTGAGGAGGGGCTTCACCTCGGCGTATAGTAGATAACCTGTTCGCTATTTTCCTAGCTTCTAAGCGGGCATACATGTGTCTAAAAATATACAGCAAGTATTATTTAAACATGTTGGGACAGAAAAACTTTTTAGATAAAGAGagtcaggggaaaaaaacctgGGAAAAAAATATCCGAATGacccccaaaccaaacaagcaacaaaCTTAATGActcttctttcaaaataaaaatcccacTTTTGTTGTTAGTACAAATACTTAAGCTATGAAAGGTACATTCTTTCCTGGGCCAGGATACAAAAATCTAACATCTATGACTTTGGGGGTCACCCAGCTCTGAAAATCAATGGTAAAGTCAAGCCTAAattctttggaaaaaaacaaaaacaaaaacaaaacaaagacagagaaggaaaggcagcAGAGAAGGCTCTGGCTGGGCTTCTGTAGCTCTCCTTTCTGGCACAGGGGTCTGGTCCCGAGAAGGCTGTGTTAGAACTGGGCTGGCAGTGAGACAGCCAAGCTACCGTGCAGATGAGCTGTGCAAGGCTGAGTGAGAGCCAGTAAGTGAGGCTGGGAGCACGTGTTACATCAGACACAGTACCTGATTTTTCACTGCACAGCATATCAGCTAGATGGTGTGCCTCCTGGGCGATAAGTTCGAATATTTCATCCTCATACTTTTCAATAATGGCTTCACACTGCAGAAACACAATAGCAACACGTGTGAGCAGAGACACAAGGGCAGGGCCCCTTATTAGCACAGACTTAACGACATTTTAGTAGCTGAACACAGGAAAGCATGTAACCAAGGAGGTCCATTTTCCTTTGCCCTTGGTTTGATACATCGTTGCATAAGAGTAACCTTCTTCCGGGGATGCTAATTGTATCGTTTTCCTAAGACTTAACTAAATGATTACTCTGTTGCAAGACCtaaaagaagatggaggaggaggaggaggaggaggaggaggaggaggaggaggaggaggaggaggaggaggaggaggaggaggaggaggaggaggaggaggaggaaggaaggaaggaaggaaggaaggaaggaaggaaggaaggaaggaaggaaggaaaatggctggctgtgtttgtttctcttcctaaAGTCTGGAGTGCAGCAAGCAGGAAGTAACagagcttttctttcttgtgcttcagcATTTTAAAGACCACACTTCCTAGAAATGTTTAATGTCCTTTCAATTGAACATAGTAATCCACTTTGTGGTTTGAGATTTTGAAACAACTGAGGCCTCTCCACCTTCATAACACAGCACCTACCCCTTTAGATCCAGAGCACTGTGCTTGCCTTGCTGGCTAAGGAAAGTTTCTCTGTAGACTCTTTAGGAAGGAACTTAGCCCAAATCTTGGGTTTGCTTTCcagagcaaataaaaaataaaaacaaaacaacctgacACTTCAGACACGAAGTTATTATGGGATCTGAAAGTGTTAAATTTTGTGTGTAGTATTGTCTCTCAAGAACTACCAGGCGGCCGTTTTTGGAACTGTGAGGTTACTTACTGACGGCCAACCACTGGAGACTTGTGAACCATCTCTGAGTTCATTAAGCAAGACTCTAagattttaaaatggcatttaaaaatatttaaattccactataatgtgtttatttaaaacCTGTGAAAGACAAACACATTCACATCCGCATCCGGGTTCCATGGGGCTTTTAGCCCTGAATCGTTGCCctcactttttaattaaaatgaaatctccAAATGTCAGCTACAGCCCCATGTTGGGGCTGAAGCACGCCTGACATTTTGGCCACTGTGTGAACTTAATAAATTTTTTAACAAGGCCTGCCCATCACTGTGTGATTCTACAGCGTTAAGGGGAAATACATTGCAATGTATTTTTGCGAGGCACACCCAGAGGTCAACTTTTTGTAAAACTAGCTTTAGCTCTCGACCCAAAGCCTTGGTGTAGCCTAGCTTGAGATACAAAACTTGATTCAACCCTAGAAAACACTCTCCTATAGAAGCCTGTGGGAGTGGAGAGAAGATTTGGGGACCACTGCTTCAACATTCATCTACACACATTTGCTAATGACTCTTGGCCTCCATTCGGATTTCAGACTAGAAAACACAACCCCTGCTTCCTTAGGTAACAAGAAATGCTGAGCTCACTCCACACCAGCAGAATACACAGACAAGCAATGTGCAAATGGTGTCCATGTCCCCAGGACAGGGGACATAAGGCACTTTCCATAAAACTCCCTTCAGCCTCCTCACTGATCACTGAAGCACACCACAACCCTTGAGATGTCTCACAAGCCAAGGAACCAAGGGCTCAGTGAAAACTTAAGCAGTGGAGCAGCACAGGACACCAGGGCTTGTGAATGTGCCTGACTGTCCACTGCTCAGCAACAATTCAAGAGTAGCTACGGTCAGGAAAAGGGGACCCCAACAGGTTCTTAGATGGGGGCTTACCGCGAATTTCAAAGGTCTGTAGGCATCGGAATAAAAGAAGaactttttatattctttgtatattttgtctcCCTTTCTCGGAGCATATCTCCTGAAATACTTCTGTTTGGTCACTGGGTCGTCCTCCAGCTGATAGTCGTTCATTCGCACACACACTTTATCCAAAAGGTCGATGAGGAACGCCTCGGACTGAGCCAGGGGAACCTACAAGAAGAACAGAACCAGCCAGGACACTTGCCCACGCCCACGCGGGTCCAATGAACAAGTGGAAAGGACGGCTTCTCAATGGAAGCAGCCGCATCGTCCTTTATGAAGCTTAAAGCGAGCTTAAATTCTAGCCAGAAAATAACGTGCCTGACAGTGGACAGTTAAGAGATGGGAAAAATCTAGAAGTAGTACTTGtagatatcatttttaaaagttgttgaaTAGAGGATGAAACACAgaaaatgggaggagagaggggcatCGAGAGCGCATCGGTTCTGTGGGGAATCCTGCGTAGCACTGCCCCCTCGCCTTCCGGACTTCTCCAGGAGGCTAAGCGGGGTCCACAACGAGGTGGTCACGGGCAGCGGGGCCCGGAGCGCCCCTCATTGGCCCCGGCTTGCTCTGGGAACAGCTGGCGCGCGTCCCGGGCGCCCCTCTCCCTCCGGGACCTGCCGGGGTGCGCTGGGCTCCATGCCACCACCTCCGCCCCGGGCGCGGGTCAAAGAGCACCCCGCGCCCTTGGAAACCGAGACAAAACCTCGTGCGGCGTCTAGACGGGTCAAGGTGCAGGAGGCCAGGTCCCCGCGGCTCCTTCCGGAAGGGGCGTGGAGCCGCCAAGGGCGCCCAGCCGGCCCTAGGCTTTGcgcgctttctctctctccaccctctgcTGATCAAAGAAGGAAGTTTGCATGACAACTGCGTTGAAAGGGGCTGCATGACAAATGAACTCGGTTTCTGCAGTGTTGATATATCCAGCCCCCTTTGTCCCCTTTCACACGCAGTGTGAACCCTTCCGGTGCCAACGACTGTGCGACATTCACTGGCGCGCTCGGGGCGCACAAAGGGTCCGGGCGCTTCCCCGCCATCTGGCCGCAAAGCCGATCCGCAATTAATATGAAAGCGCGGGCGGCGGAGCCGGCGAGGAACACCCCCAGATCGGCCGCCGCCCCCAGCGTCCACCCAGAACCGACCCCAGGCGCGCACTTTACGCGGAGCGCAGGGACGGAGCGGGAGGACACGCTGGGTCACTGCTCCGTACCTTCTGCGGCCCAGGTGAACCTCAGGCCACCTGGAACTCTCAAGACCCCGGCTTTGCAACCGCAGTTAGTTAAATGTGTCTGCGAACTAGGAGAAGACTCCACGGCAGGTGTCAAGTTCTTTTTTCcaaattcattaaattaaaaataaatatctacagttaaaaaaaatacaaaccaggATTCTACAATGGCACTTTCAAATACACAAGGcatttttatttgtgcttttcAAGCTTTATAAGTTGCAAAGAAGAAATTCACAGGTTTACTGACACAACTGAAAATCGGAGAGCTGATGGACACTCCGTAAATTCGGAGGGATCACTTGGAAAAGCAAGAGATCGCAAAGGCGAATCCTTACGCTAATATTCAAAGCAGGCCTTTAATACAACGAGGGCCCGCATTTTCAGGGATAGCCCTGTGTTGAGCATCTTTCCTAAACTGTTACACGTAAGAATCAGTTTATAGTTGTCCACAAAGCAGGGTTTTAAGTCACAGTGCCGTTCATAAAAAACTTAATAACAACTAGGAAAttcactctctcctttcctcccatcaaaaaagcaaacagtctatgtgtgggggtgggaagggccTTGGGTGGAAGTGGACCCAAGCATAGGGAAGCGGGCCCTGGAAAGACTGACTAGTGGGTTATCAGGTCCTCACAACACGAAGCTGAAGCGTTTCTTCGCCTCCCTAGAaactgttctgtttttttctcccttttcaagtTGACCTAATACTCCAAGCTGTGTGCAGAAGACTGCTTGAGTCTTCTAAGTTTGAGGCAAAATCATGAAAGGTTTCTACAGATTACTTTTGTAAGCTTttacttaataaaaagaaaaatctcctgGGTCGTACTTTTTGAAAACAGTTCTTCACTTTAAAACCATCAGTGGGCTTAACGGTGAGTTGTCTTAAAGTATAACCTTACACCTTTGGGTAGGGAGGCAGTGTGCTCTGTTTTAGCACAAATATGTGTGAGATcgtgcatgtgcctgtgcgtgATTTTCtgcaggttttgtttttgctttttttttttttttaaatctgaagatTGACAGCTTTTGAATGGTGTTAGCTAGCTAGCCTTTTGCAGGAGTCTTTAAAATCAGGAGCAGTTGCTGGTGAAGGCTTACAAGATGCTAGATAAGCATCtccagaaaaggaaagggagccCTCCCAATCTGACGGCGCTGAGGTCATCTCACTGAAGAGTCTCCATATTTTGATCTTAAAATCCCCAAGCACAgtgtatttggaaaatattttaaaaagatgtttctcATCTCAGCTCTTTATACATGTATTAACATTACATTAATATGATTGTGCTCAGCTGAACCAACTTTGGTATATTTAAAGACTGTTCATAGAATAATTGACCCCCCCTCCATTGTTTGGATTCTAAGAGTGCAGTAAGTAGTGAGACAAGTGGAATAAGAACCAAGTCTTTCTTTGTACACAGTGAAGGTTTTGAATGGGACTTGTCAATAAAGCGACTCCCTTTGTGATCTTCCAGGAACCTCGCCTCCCCGGCAAGGACTGTCTCAGAGATACTGGCCTCATTAAAATATGAATGGAACAGGCCATTGTCACCACTGCTGTGTAGGGAGAAAGCCGTTCATGCTACTGGAacagttttcttcctgttttacCGGGACTCCTATAGCATGTTAGAAATGTACAAGTGGTCTGGGATCTTTCCCTCACTATCTTGGGGACCCACAATCAAAGTAAACCCAAGGTCTCCCAGTTTTGAAGCCCTCCTGCACCTCTAAATCACATGTGGCATATGCGGTATCCATTCCCGCCTCATTAGACTTCTCCTGACCACTGGCTTGGGAAGTAAGCAAGGGGATGGGCTGGGAGGCACCCAGACCACAACTTTGAAGGAAAGTATCTGAAAATTCTGGTTTGGATGTCTCCATGAATCTGCAGCTAGGTTTCGTTACAAACCACTATGACTACACTTTAATAACAGCCAATTACAGCATGCTCCATGTTTTTTCattactgtgtctctgttaatCTTGTAGCAAATTTCTTGCTTGATAGCTATCACGACCAGGCAGGAATACAATTATATCATAGCACAATGGACGTGCAGATGCTGGTTGTGGGTTGTGATGGGCTCCTCTTTGCCATCACAGCCTGACTTCATTCATCTGGCCAATAAACTTCATTCATCTTCATGCttgttttgtagttttccttCAGACATGAAGGTGACATTTAACCTGCTTAGTGGTTGGTAATTTCATATTGTTGCAAAGATTTTCCTTTCTTGAGGGTTGGTTAAAGTAGCAATTGTTAGTGTTTTACAGCAAACTCTAGATGCAGTCTAACAGGTAACTTTCCATctgaaaagaatggaaacatcaCTGATATTGGTTAAAAGTcaaaatttagattaaaaaattacTGCATCTTACCTCACTTAGGCTTGGATCCAGAAATTCTTGTAGGCTGATGAATCATATAATTAGCCTTTGTGCTAATTGACTGCTATGAGTTTGTTGTATAACACTCCTTCATTTAATATGCAAATTACATCAACTGGTTTTATAAGACAATATGATTACTATTCTAAAGGAATTCATTTTGATGAGAAATAATAAAAGCTGATGGATTTCCAGTATTGTACATAGCAGGGAAAAAACTTAGTCACTTCTGGAACAAACCAATAAGAGCCCTTTTCTGGTACTATATCTAAAAAGCAGCTGGAGCATCACAAAATTCTCATTACTGGTGTTTCAAGATTCCACAAACTTCCTGTTTGTACAGGTAGGTCTGTGGGCTACACAAGCCCAGCAGTCACTACAGTAtccttgcctttaaaaaaatccatttcttaCAATCTGAATGATGGAAACAAGCCCTTCTGATTTGAAAGGCCATTTTTGCAAGTGTTTTCTGTCCTCATCATTGGAGTATGAGGGTACCTACCAGTAACATGTGTTCTTAGGGAGTTGAAAGATAGTAGCAAAATGAGAACACTCTGATCTAGGGAATTTCCCACCCAGACGACGACTACTACTGCCTactgcttcttcttcctcatcttcctcatcttcctcctcctcttcctccttctcctcctcctcctcctcctcctcctcctcctcctcctcctcctcctcctcctcctcctcctcctcctcctcttcttcttcttcttcttcttcttcttcttcttcttcttcttcttcttcttcttcttcttcttcttcttctt
Proteins encoded in this window:
- the Cnpy1 gene encoding protein canopy homolog 1, yielding MPLSPPIFCVSSSIQQLLKMVPLAQSEAFLIDLLDKVCVRMNDYQLEDDPVTKQKYFRRYAPRKGDKIYKEYKKFFFYSDAYRPLKFACEAIIEKYEDEIFELIAQEAHHLADMLCSEKSDLCGTPTNSPEPEV